The following proteins are co-located in the Clostridiales bacterium genome:
- a CDS encoding sodium:solute symporter family protein, which yields MHFWSINFSIIYIAALFSISYFFIRKAVHSYEEYNLCGRSLTFAYIIMTYLGTWVGGGSIIGLVGLSYLSGLSNYWVLSIPYLIGFPFAFLFITRIRKLRQYSIGDMMALRFPKYHEAVRIPTAIAILIRNVTVIGMQFSAISFLVVYVFGIDRKLAILLIFITITCYTALSGLWGIVGTDILQGVMQAAGLILLFVQSLKLSGGWTRASQYFESIDHTEYLYLLDSTNWWSQMGIYVLTIGLFFLIGDQGDWQKLNSCKSDKVAFWGYLTPLCAAMLWLLIPAYVGIFQRVTIPRDVSSELATFQMITQMFSPYLGAFVIVCLLAAVTSSADSFLLASGLTFSRDIVKGFLNPDASDRELIFWNRFFVLIAGGMGFTFAISILNVINLWITGLVLSTSILLIPYLFAWFSKRMNTEGVLTGMAAGGFSSLLWMLLGSPFGMHPIWVGIGINLICSFGVSLVTQKPLGEEVEQTYYWSPNFKGVKNIP from the coding sequence GGCCGGTCGCTGACCTTTGCTTATATCATTATGACATATTTAGGGACGTGGGTCGGCGGGGGAAGCATCATCGGTCTCGTAGGACTTTCTTATCTCAGCGGGCTAAGTAATTATTGGGTGCTGAGCATTCCGTACCTAATCGGGTTTCCTTTTGCCTTTTTATTTATCACAAGAATCCGTAAATTGCGTCAATACAGCATCGGGGACATGATGGCACTACGATTTCCCAAATATCATGAGGCGGTCAGGATTCCCACTGCGATTGCAATTTTAATCAGGAATGTAACGGTCATCGGGATGCAGTTCAGTGCCATTTCTTTTTTAGTAGTCTATGTTTTTGGTATTGATCGAAAGCTTGCCATTTTGTTGATTTTCATCACCATAACGTGCTATACGGCACTCAGCGGACTATGGGGGATCGTGGGAACCGATATTCTGCAAGGGGTGATGCAAGCTGCGGGCCTGATTTTGCTTTTCGTCCAGAGCCTGAAATTAAGCGGGGGATGGACCCGGGCAAGCCAATATTTTGAGTCCATTGACCATACGGAGTATCTGTATTTGCTGGACAGCACTAATTGGTGGAGTCAGATGGGCATCTACGTCTTAACCATTGGATTGTTTTTCCTCATCGGTGATCAAGGGGACTGGCAGAAGCTGAATTCCTGCAAGAGTGATAAAGTGGCCTTTTGGGGATATTTAACACCGTTGTGTGCTGCCATGCTCTGGCTGCTGATTCCTGCCTATGTTGGCATTTTTCAAAGGGTAACGATTCCAAGGGATGTCTCATCAGAGCTAGCTACTTTCCAAATGATCACGCAGATGTTCTCCCCGTATCTGGGGGCGTTTGTCATCGTATGCTTACTGGCTGCGGTGACCTCGTCGGCGGATTCCTTCCTTTTAGCCTCAGGGCTGACCTTTTCTAGAGATATCGTAAAAGGATTCTTGAATCCCGATGCAAGTGACAGGGAACTGATATTCTGGAACCGTTTTTTTGTTCTGATTGCTGGAGGTATGGGGTTCACCTTTGCCATCAGCATTCTAAATGTGATCAACCTTTGGATCACGGGACTTGTGCTGAGCACTTCCATTTTGCTGATTCCGTATTTGTTTGCTTGGTTTTCCAAGAGAATGAACACAGAAGGAGTCCTTACGGGAATGGCAGCTGGCGGGTTTTCCTCTTTGCTCTGGATGCTGCTGGGAAGCCCCTTTGGTATGCATCCTATCTGGGTCGGGATCGGAATCAATCTTATCTGCAGCTTTGGGGTCAGCCTGGTGACACAGAAACCGCTTGGGGAAGAAGTGGAGCAAACTTACTACTGGTCACCGAATTTCAAGGGGGTTAAGAATATCCCCTAA